From Methanococcus maripaludis, the proteins below share one genomic window:
- a CDS encoding heavy metal translocating P-type ATPase gives MEVKLKISGMTCAVCVKTIEKSVSKMDGVESIVVNLLDESAVINFDPKIVNIEDIGIKIERLGYEVLGIAEEVEELPNKETELKEKLKKIIVGAVFSITLFSIMYIQIPYKPYLAFLVSIPPLIYIALPIFKAGFNSLKVKSLNMDVMYSLGMGVAYISALLVTLGLLPMNFMFYDTTIMLATLLTLGRYLEERAKGRTSEAIKKLMGLQVKNAKVIRNNEELEIPIENVIVGDTLLIRPGEKIAVDGIVFEGDSYVDESMITGEPIPNPKKKGDSVIGGTINKNGILKITAEKIGKDTVLSQIIQLVKNAQISKPDIQNLADKAVSYFIPVVFTIALISSLYWFFNGGILLAVTTFISVMVIACPCALGLATPTAITVGVGRGAELGILIKDSKVFDVAGNLKCMIFDKTGTITKGEPEVDEIISDYSKEEVLLIAGTLEKNSEHPLALAILKKADELNISLSEPEKFESITGMGITGIIKDQKVLVGNRRLMEENNISINEDYTKEISRLEENAKTVIIVAIEHRIIGIIGISDKIKENAKITVQNLREMGIESYMVTGDNEKAAKVIGKEVGILENHIFSNVLPEKKSEIVKSIKENANGYVEFIGDGINDAPALSTADVGIAVGSGTDIAIESGEVVLMNDDLKYVTGFVKLSKRVLKQIKLNLFWAFAYNSILIPVAAGALYSYNIRFEPELAAFAMTLSSITIIGLSLLLKRYDPWK, from the coding sequence ATGGAAGTAAAACTAAAAATTTCTGGAATGACTTGCGCAGTCTGTGTAAAAACGATTGAAAAATCTGTTTCTAAGATGGACGGTGTTGAAAGTATAGTTGTGAATTTACTGGACGAAAGCGCAGTTATTAATTTTGATCCAAAAATCGTTAATATCGAAGATATCGGGATAAAAATTGAAAGGTTAGGCTATGAAGTCCTTGGAATTGCAGAAGAAGTTGAAGAATTACCCAATAAAGAAACTGAACTAAAAGAAAAACTTAAAAAAATAATTGTTGGGGCAGTTTTTTCAATTACACTGTTTTCAATTATGTATATTCAAATCCCATATAAACCGTATTTAGCATTTTTAGTGTCGATTCCGCCTTTGATATACATTGCACTGCCGATTTTTAAAGCAGGATTTAATTCGCTTAAAGTTAAGTCCCTAAACATGGATGTTATGTATTCTCTTGGAATGGGGGTTGCATATATCTCGGCACTGCTTGTAACTTTGGGACTGCTTCCAATGAACTTTATGTTTTACGATACAACAATAATGCTTGCAACACTTTTGACTCTTGGTAGATACTTAGAAGAACGTGCAAAGGGTAGAACCTCTGAAGCGATTAAAAAATTAATGGGTTTACAGGTAAAAAACGCGAAAGTCATTCGAAATAACGAAGAACTGGAAATTCCAATTGAAAACGTGATTGTCGGAGATACCCTATTAATCCGCCCTGGAGAAAAGATTGCGGTTGATGGAATTGTCTTTGAGGGCGATTCTTACGTTGATGAATCAATGATTACTGGAGAGCCAATCCCAAATCCGAAGAAAAAAGGAGATTCAGTAATCGGGGGAACAATAAATAAAAATGGGATTTTAAAAATAACTGCTGAAAAAATTGGAAAAGATACAGTGCTATCCCAAATAATCCAGCTTGTTAAAAATGCCCAAATTTCAAAACCAGATATTCAAAATCTGGCTGATAAAGCAGTTTCTTACTTTATACCTGTGGTATTTACAATTGCACTTATTTCTTCACTTTACTGGTTTTTTAACGGCGGAATTTTACTTGCAGTAACGACATTTATTTCAGTAATGGTAATTGCATGCCCTTGTGCCCTTGGACTTGCCACGCCTACCGCAATAACCGTTGGAGTTGGAAGGGGTGCAGAACTCGGTATTTTAATTAAAGACAGCAAAGTATTTGATGTTGCAGGAAACCTCAAATGCATGATTTTTGATAAAACCGGAACCATTACAAAAGGAGAACCCGAAGTTGATGAAATAATTTCAGATTATTCCAAAGAAGAAGTTTTATTAATTGCGGGAACTCTTGAAAAAAACTCTGAACACCCATTAGCACTTGCAATTCTTAAAAAAGCAGACGAATTAAATATTTCACTTTCTGAACCTGAAAAATTTGAATCGATTACAGGAATGGGAATTACTGGAATAATAAAGGACCAAAAGGTTCTTGTTGGAAACAGGCGCCTTATGGAAGAAAATAATATTTCAATAAATGAAGATTATACTAAAGAAATATCCCGATTAGAAGAAAACGCAAAAACCGTGATAATTGTTGCTATTGAACACAGAATAATTGGAATAATTGGAATATCCGATAAAATAAAAGAAAATGCAAAAATCACGGTTCAAAATTTGCGCGAAATGGGAATAGAATCATACATGGTTACGGGGGACAATGAAAAAGCCGCAAAAGTAATTGGAAAAGAAGTTGGTATTTTGGAAAATCATATATTTTCAAACGTGCTACCTGAAAAAAAGTCGGAAATTGTTAAATCAATTAAAGAAAATGCAAACGGTTACGTTGAATTTATTGGTGATGGAATAAATGATGCGCCAGCTCTTTCTACCGCAGACGTTGGAATTGCCGTTGGGAGCGGAACGGATATTGCAATTGAAAGTGGTGAAGTCGTTTTAATGAATGACGATTTGAAATACGTTACAGGATTTGTAAAATTGAGTAAACGGGTGTTAAAACAGATAAAATTAAATTTATTCTGGGCTTTTGCCTATAACTCGATTTTGATTCCTGTTGCAGCAGGTGCCCTTTATTCGTATAACATCAGATTTGAACCTGAACTTGCAGCTTTTGCAATGACCCTGAGCTCCATAACGATTATTGGATTGTCTCTTCTTTTAAAAAGATACGATCCTTGGAAATAA
- a CDS encoding flavodoxin family protein: protein MKILGISGSPRKEGTHFAVNYALDYLKEKGFETKYISVFQKKIEFCIHCDYCVRTKEGCVHKDSMQEIYNGLKWADAVILGSPCYNGTVSGQLKTIMDRCRAIFAEDIDVLRNKYGMALSVGGDRNGGQEVVLKTIHDFYILNGVIPISGGSFGSNLGATFWSQDNGKKGVEEDVEGIRTLKRTLKKFYNCLNEEGE from the coding sequence ATGAAAATCCTAGGAATATCCGGAAGTCCAAGAAAAGAAGGAACCCATTTTGCTGTAAATTATGCACTTGATTATTTAAAAGAAAAAGGATTTGAAACTAAATATATTTCAGTTTTTCAAAAAAAGATTGAATTTTGCATACACTGCGATTACTGCGTTAGAACTAAAGAAGGTTGCGTTCATAAAGATAGTATGCAGGAAATCTACAATGGTCTAAAATGGGCTGATGCAGTTATACTGGGAAGTCCTTGTTATAATGGAACTGTTTCTGGACAGTTAAAAACCATAATGGATAGATGCAGGGCAATATTTGCAGAGGACATAGATGTGTTAAGGAATAAATATGGAATGGCCCTATCCGTTGGAGGGGATAGAAATGGCGGTCAAGAAGTTGTATTAAAAACCATTCATGACTTTTACATATTAAATGGAGTAATTCCAATAAGTGGAGGTTCTTTTGGTTCTAACTTGGGCGCTACATTCTGGTCCCAAGATAACGGTAAAAAGGGAGTCGAAGAAGACGTGGAAGGAATCAGGACCCTTAAAAGAACTCTTAAAAAATTTTATAATTGTTTAAATGAGGAGGGTGAGTAA
- a CDS encoding heavy-metal-associated domain-containing protein — protein sequence MEELKLKITGMSCQMCVKTIKNLLSELEGVINVDIDLEAGIGIITYDEKIVNEEEILKNEAFELYPAEKLAN from the coding sequence ATGGAGGAATTAAAATTAAAAATAACTGGAATGAGTTGCCAGATGTGTGTAAAAACCATTAAAAATCTTTTAAGTGAGCTTGAAGGCGTAATAAATGTTGATATCGACTTAGAAGCAGGTATTGGAATTATAACTTACGATGAAAAAATAGTGAATGAAGAAGAAATTTTAAAAAATGAAGCTTTTGAGCTATATCCTGCAGAAAAATTGGCTAATTAA
- the cutA gene encoding divalent cation tolerance protein CutA, with protein sequence MEKPTLVYTTFPNFETAKSIVGYLLEKKMIACANLREHEAHYFNDGDVSINTEIGAFLKTTENRWISLKDMINEIHPLETPAILKINIDDSNDEFKNWILNIIK encoded by the coding sequence ATGGAAAAACCAACTCTTGTTTATACAACATTTCCAAACTTTGAAACTGCAAAATCTATTGTAGGTTATCTTTTGGAGAAAAAAATGATAGCCTGCGCAAACTTAAGAGAGCATGAAGCACACTATTTTAACGATGGTGACGTTTCAATAAATACAGAAATCGGTGCATTTTTAAAAACTACCGAAAACAGATGGATTTCATTAAAAGATATGATTAATGAAATTCATCCTCTTGAAACTCCTGCAATCTTAAAAATAAATATCGATGATTCAAATGATGAATTCAAAAATTGGATTCTTAATATTATTAAATAA